TATCCGGGTCGCCGTGCGGCGGCCCGAACTGGCCGGGCACCTGCAGCCGCTGGGCCGGGTCGGCCAGATTCACGCCGTGCAGGCCAATGTCCGCAATCCGGCCTCGGTAGAGGCCGCGATGCGCGATTCGCAGGTCGCCATCAACCTGGTCGGCATCCTGGCCGAGGGCGGCGCGCAATCCTTCGACGCGGTGCAGGCCAAGGGCGCGGAAACCGTCGCCACGGCGGCGGCCGCCGTCGGCGCCCGCATGGTGCACGTCTCCGCTATCGGTGCCGACGAGAACTCGCTGTCGCACTATGCCCGCTCCAAGGCGGCCGGTGAAAAGGCCGTGCTGGCGGCGGTACCCTCCGCCACCATTCTGCGGCCCTCGGTGGTGTTCGGCCCTGAGGACCAGTTCACCAACCGATTCGGGGCGCTGGCCCGGATGTCGCCGGTGCTGCCGCTGATCGGCGGCGGCGCGACCCGAATGCAGCCGGTCTATGTCGGCGACGTCGCGACCGCGGCGGCCGATGCCGTCGACGGCAAAACCAAGCCGGGCGCTACTTACGAGCTCGGCGGGCCGGAAGTGCTGAGGCTGCGCGAGATCATCGAAATCATCCTCGCCATCACCGAACGCAACCGCATGCTGGTGCCGCTGCCGTTCGGTCTGGCGAAGCTGCAGGCCTTGTTCCTGCAGTTCGCGCCGGGCGCGCTGAAGCTGACGCCGGACCAGGTGGTGCTGCTGCAGTCCGACAATGTGGTGTCGGATGCCGCGAAGGCCGCGGGCCTGACGCTGGAAGGGCTCGGGATCACACCGGATTCGATGGAAGCGATCACCCCGCAATATCTCTGGCGCTTCCGCGCCGCGGGACAGTTCCAGCGCAACGGCGCGTAGGCCGTTCGAAAGCCAAGGCGACTTCAAAAGCCTTCGTCATTGCAATGACGGAGGGCCTACTTCCCCAGCGCCAGCGCGATCAGGCCGAGCGTGCCGACGATGACGCGCCACCACGCGAAGAACGTGAACCCGTGGCGGGTGACGTAGTTGAGGAACGACCTCACCACGATCATCGCCGTGATGAACGAGACCACGAATCCGATGGCGATGATGCCGAGGTGATCGGTCGTCATCTCGCCGCGGTTCTTGTAGAAATCATAAGCGAAGGCGCCGACCATGGTCGGAATCGCCAGGAAGAACGAAAACTCCGCCGCCGCGCGCTTTTCCGCGCCCAGCAACATCGCCGCCACGATGCTGGCGCCGGAGCGCGACACGCCGGGAATCATGGCGACGCACTGCGCGATGCCGATCCACAGATACATCATCAGCGGAAATTTGGTGGCGTCGTCCTCGTGCGGATTGAGATCGAGCTGATCGACCCACATCAGGATCGCGCCGCCGACGATCAGCGTGAAGCACACCACCCACGGATTGAAGAGAAATTCCTTGATGTATTTTCCGGCGATCAGGCCGATGA
The Bradyrhizobium sp. KBS0727 genome window above contains:
- a CDS encoding undecaprenyl-diphosphate phosphatase translates to MMSDAVRAVILGIVEGITEFLPVSSTGHMLLVQRFFGLGEGNFWNSFVVLIQLGAILAIVVLYFAKLWRVALGMFSNPDDRRFVIGVLVAFLPAVVIGLIAGKYIKEFLFNPWVVCFTLIVGGAILMWVDQLDLNPHEDDATKFPLMMYLWIGIAQCVAMIPGVSRSGASIVAAMLLGAEKRAAAEFSFFLAIPTMVGAFAYDFYKNRGEMTTDHLGIIAIGFVVSFITAMIVVRSFLNYVTRHGFTFFAWWRVIVGTLGLIALALGK
- a CDS encoding complex I NDUFA9 subunit family protein, which produces MVSNQETLVTVFGGSGFLGRNVVRALAKRDYRIRVAVRRPELAGHLQPLGRVGQIHAVQANVRNPASVEAAMRDSQVAINLVGILAEGGAQSFDAVQAKGAETVATAAAAVGARMVHVSAIGADENSLSHYARSKAAGEKAVLAAVPSATILRPSVVFGPEDQFTNRFGALARMSPVLPLIGGGATRMQPVYVGDVATAAADAVDGKTKPGATYELGGPEVLRLREIIEIILAITERNRMLVPLPFGLAKLQALFLQFAPGALKLTPDQVVLLQSDNVVSDAAKAAGLTLEGLGITPDSMEAITPQYLWRFRAAGQFQRNGA